The genome window gacaggaaggagagagaaatgaaaagcatcaactcataattgcaacaccttagttgttcattgattactttcttatatgtgccctgacaggggttgGGGCTgcagccagggacctttgggctcaagccagcaaccacgaggtcatatctatgatccctcgctcaagccggcgaccccacactcaaactggtgagcctgcactcaagcccgatgagcacggtctcaagctggtgaccttggggtttcaaacctgggtcctcagcatcctagcactgtgccaccacctggtcagactggttGATTCTAATATGTATCttcactggggatcgaaccaaaccgtaaccttggcatatcaagacactactctaaccaactgaaccatccagccagggcattagTTTTTTATAAGGACTAAGTGAGATAATCCAATTCAAAGTGTTTACAACATTGCCTAACAAATTCTAAATCTCTGGCTTTATAGTTAGGGTACCAAAGTGATTTAATAAGAAATGAGCTTGGAATCCAAGTACTCCTACAATTCTGGAAAAAGTAACTACATTAGACACTTGCAAAACagactttccttctcttcttggtGTGAATTGTATGCAATTTCAAAGCTCAAAGTAGGCACATGGTGGgattaaaataaatgtccagTAAAGAGAAGGTGGGACACTCACTGTAAACGATATGCAGAAGCAACAACTCAAGGAAAATCACTAAGTTCCAAGATGTTACACACGGTACACTGGCAGCTCTAAACCAGTGTGACAGCAATCTCTTTCCACCTGAACAGGAGAGGTTTCTCTTTTATGAACCAGCAAgcacattaaagaaaaacaaagcacatTAAAGAGAAATAAGTGCTGAATGTCTAAGATGTTAAACACATGTACATGTTTTGAACATGTACAGCACAAatatgattagtgattttgaaagAGAGGTCTTCCAATCCTtagtgtatcttttctttttttaatgcatcTTTTCATCTCTCACATAATTTGTTGTACATAAGAGAACTGTCGtctcctggctgggcagctcagttggtcagagcatcatctggatacGCCAAGattgagggttcgatccctggtcagggcacacacaggaacagatcaatgttcctgtgtctgtctattcctcccttcctctctctaaaattaatcaatagtttttaaagattttttttttttttttgtatttttctgaagctggaaacggggaggcagtcagacagactcccgcatgcgccagaccgggatccacccggcacgcccaccagggggcaatgctctgcccatctggggcgtcgctccgttgcgaccagagccactctagcgcctgaggcagagaccatagagccatccccagcgcccgggccatccttgctccaatggagccttggctgagggaggggaagagagagagaggaaggagagggggaggggtggagaagcagatgggcgcttctcctgtttgccctggccgggaatagaacccgggacctccgcacgccaggccgacgctctaccactgagccaaccggccaggcagGGCCTaacgagttttttttttaaattaagtatttcCACCTGTGAACTTACCAAGCAACCAGCTATCTTTGTGCATTCCAGCTTCAAACTGACTACTGAGAGAAGACTGCTGCAGCACAGCACAGTCCTGTAGGCTGCCTGGACAGTTCGTCTCCACAGTCATTAGTGCCCCTCTGATGTCACACACCATCAGGCAGTTTAAAGAATGCAGTCCTTTGCGGTTCACATAGGAAAGGTCTTCAGCATTTGGTGCCTTGATTGCCACATGGATACAGTCAACCACTCCTATCACCCCTGGCATTCCAGCCAACCCATAGAATTCATCCTTCAGAGCCTGAATGGAGGTTTCATCAGCTGGAAAGCGAATGAACTGTGCAGCTCTTTCCACAAGTGCTTCGGTGACATTGGCAACACATCGACTCATAGATGCCTGACTGATTCCAATAGCATCTCCCATCCGAGTCTGGAAGGAACCCGAAGTATAGAAGCCCAGTGCTGCAAGGATCTGTGTCTCTGGGCTAATAGCCCTGGATCTCTGAGTAGGTCTGGAAAGACTCGCTCCCAAGAGCTCCACCAAGTAATAAATGAACTGTCGAGGAAAACCATACATGGACATCAAATAGTCATCAGTCACATCATCCAGCTTAAAACGGTCCAATGTCCGGTGACCGCGGCCATACAGTAAGAGATCACAGTCAAGCACTGTTATTGGTATAGCCATGGTAAATGTAAAtgttgactctctctctctctgctactTTCCCTGAATTCTTCCCAGTGAAGACGTTGGTGCAAGAAGGTATTTTAAAGTGTCAGAATTCAACAGCTAAACATCAGATTAATGGCTCTGCCATTTATagtcttctctctgta of Saccopteryx bilineata isolate mSacBil1 chromosome 1, mSacBil1_pri_phased_curated, whole genome shotgun sequence contains these proteins:
- the HARBI1 gene encoding putative nuclease HARBI1, which encodes MAIPITVLDCDLLLYGRGHRTLDRFKLDDVTDDYLMSMYGFPRQFIYYLVELLGASLSRPTQRSRAISPETQILAALGFYTSGSFQTRMGDAIGISQASMSRCVANVTEALVERAAQFIRFPADETSIQALKDEFYGLAGMPGVIGVVDCIHVAIKAPNAEDLSYVNRKGLHSLNCLMVCDIRGALMTVETNCPGSLQDCAVLQQSSLSSQFEAGMHKDSWLLGDSSFFLRTWLMTPLHIHETPAEYRYNMAHSATHSVMEKTFRTLCSQFRCLDGSKGALQYSPEKSSHIILACCVLHNISLEHGMDVWSSPMTGPMEQPPEEEYEHMESLDLEADRVRQELVLTHFS